The DNA region CGGGCAGCAGCGGATACAGCAGGCCGATGCCGAGGTCGAAGCCATCGAGGACGACGTAGATGAATACGCCGAGCGCGATGATGACGGCCCAGGTCGTGGACAAATCGATATTCATGGCTTCCATTTCCAGATAACGCGATCAACCTTCGGCGACGGGCCGAATGGCGGCGGCCAGCGTATCGTGCGCCAGGGCGGGGGGATACGCGGATCCCTGCCCGGTCTGGGGCGCAACCGGCTGCGGGCCCTTGGCGAGCAGCTTCAACAGGTAGTAGATGCCGCCGCCGAACACGACGAAATACACGACGACGAACAGGAGCAGGGAGGCGCCGAGCTGCTGGACGCCGACGGGACCGATGCCCTGGGCGGTGCGCATCAGCCCGTACACCACCCACGGTTGGCGGCCGACCTCGGTGGTCACCCACCCCGCCAGCAAGGCGATGAGCCCGGACGGTCCCATGGCCACGGCGAAGCGCAGGAACCAGCGCGACTCATACAGGCGCTGCCGGCGGCGCAGCAGCGCGCCGCCCACGCCGAGCAGCAGCATCAGCGTGCCCAGGCCGGCCATGATGCGGAAACTCCAGAAGACGATGGTGGAATCGGGCCTGTCCTCCGGCGCGAACGACTTGAGCCCCGCGATCTTGCCGTCCCAGCTATGGGTCAGGATCAGGCTGCCCAGGTGGGGGACTTCCAGCGCATATTTGGTGCGTTCCTGCGCCATGTCCGGAATGCCGAAGACGTTCAAGGGCGTGCCGTTCTCATGGGTTTCCCACAGTCCCTCGATGGCCGCGATCTTGGCGGGCTGGTGTTGGAGCGTATTCAGGCCATGGGCGTCGCCGACGACGATCTGCAGCGGCGCCAGCACCAGGATCAGCCAGAGCGACATCGAGAATGCCCGGCGCACCGCCTCGCGACTACCCTTGCGCAGCAGATGCCAGGCCGAGCCGGCGCAGACGATCAGCGCCGCGACCAGGAAAGCGGCGAGCCCCATGTGCGCCAGCCGGTAAGGGAAGGAAGGGTTGAAGACGATCTGCCACCAATCTTCCGGCACGATGCGTCCCGCCTCGATGCGCACGCCTTGCGGGGTCTGCATCCAGCTATTGGACGACAGTATCCAGAACATCGAAATGAGGGTGCCGACCGCGACCATCAGCGTGGCGCCAAAGTGCGCCTTGGGGCCCACACGTTGCCAGCCGAAGAGCATGATGCCCAGGAACCCGGCCTCCAGGAAAAACGCCGTGAGGACTTCATAGGTCAACAGCGGTCCCGTCACCGCGCCGGCGAAATCGGCGAAGCCGGACCAGTTCGTGCCGAACTGATAGCTCATCACCACGCCGGACACCACGCCCAGGCCGAACGACAAGGCGAAGACCTTGGACCAGAAGAAGTACATCTCCTTGTAGACCTCGCGCCGGGTCTTCAGCCATGCGGCTTCCAGCACGGCGAGGAAGCTCGCGAGGCCGATGCTGATGGCGGGGAAAACGATATGGAACGAGACGGTGAACGCGAACTGGAAACGCGCCAGGTCGAGGGCGGAAGGCGAGAACATCATGACATCCGAAAGGAATGAAGGCACTCGCGCGGCCTGACTACAACGATCGAAAACCGCTTCGAGGCATGTCGAAATTCTATGCTGCCTTGCACAAGACCAGCCATTGGACAAATTGTCCCAAACACATTTCAGCGTGGTCGACATTGACGATGCGCAAGCTTCGTCGCGCCGATCGGGTGTCGAAGCGGCGTGCATGACGCCCTGCGATGATCGGCGATATCGCGGCGCCCGTCACTTCATGCCGTGGCCGGGCTCGCGTCCTGGCCGAGGACGTCGATAGACCGCAGCCGCGATGGCGCGGAGAAGGCGATGATTCCCAACTGGATCGCAAAGCCGATGGCCACGCCGATCAGGCAGCTCGCGACGCCAAACCTGGCGCTCAGCCAGGCTCCCAGTACCGCGCCCAACGGCCGCGCGCCGAAGGTGGCGGTCATGATGACGGACGACACCCGGGCAACGAGCCCGCCGGGCGTGACGATCTGCCGCAGCGAGGTGGTGGAGATGGTCCAGACGATGGGCCCGAAGCCGAAGAGGAAGAAGGACGCGAAGACGATGGCGCGTTGCGGCGAGAATAGCGTGCCGGCCATCATAAGCGCCGCCATGGCCGCGCACGCCGGCCCCAGCAGGATCTGCCGGCCGAAGCCCAGGCGACGGGAGACAACGGGATACAGGAATGCGCCCGCGACCATGCCGAATCCGTACGTGCCGAGCGCCGCCCCGACTTCGGCCGCGCTGAACTGCAAGCGGTTGATCGCGTAGTACGCGAAGATGGCCAGCAGCAGGTACCAGGAGGTGTTGAACACGAAGGCCGTGGCGACGATGGGGCGCAGGTAGCGGTTGCGCGCGATGAAGCGAATGCCCTCGGACAACTCTTGCAGAAGATGCCGGTTGGAAGGCGGCTGTCGCGTTTCGTCCGGCAGCTTCGCCAGGCACCAGACACTGGCGATGGAAAGCACGAACGCGGCCAGGAAGGCGAATATCCCCGAGGCCCAGCCGGCCAGGATGCCGCCGACCGACGGGCCGGCGGTGAACGCAATGCTCCGGGCGATTTCCAGCCTGCGGTTGGCTGTCAGCAGCTTGTCCGTCTCGACCATCGTAGCGACCAGCGCGGGCGCCGCGACGCTGTAGACGACGGTTCCCGTGGCGATCGCGAAGCCCAGGCCGGCCAGGCCATACAGCCCCAGGACATGGGCGTGGAACGAAGCGAATAGCAGGAAGAGCGCCGCCGCGCGGATCAGTTCGGTCGCGATCATGAGCTGCTTGCACCGGCACCGGTCGGCCAGCAGCCCCGCCGGAATCGACAGCAGCAGGAAAGGAAGCGTATTGATGGCCTGCAGCGCGGCCGACTGCTCCGCGGAAACGCCCATGGCGACGACGGCGAGAATGGGGATGGCCGCGATCGCCATCTGCTCGCTGAACTGGGCCGCCAGGTTGGAGTTGGAGAGATGGCGGATGGTGATGTCCGGATTATTGCCAGGCACTTTTGCTTCCCGATTCGATCTGAACTGCTGGCGCGAGTCTAGGCCTGGCTCGGCCGCTGATATATCCGGATCTTGCTCTCCAATCTTCGCGGCCCCTCAGCCGCCGCGCGTTCGCCGATAGCGCAGCGCTTCCACGATCAGCGACAGCGCCGGCGAGGATAGGCGGCGGCTGGCGTAGAAGATGTGCAGGCCGGGAAAGGTGGGACACCAGTCCTTGAGGACGGAACGCAGGCGTCCGGCTTCGATGTGAGGTTGCGCCAGCTCCTCCGGCATGTACGCCAGGCCGAAACCGGCCAGGGCCGCGTCGAGCACGGGGTAGATGCAGTTGAAGGTCCATGGCCCGTCGACCCGCACCTGCAGGTTGCGCTTGCCCTTCCTCAGCTCCCACGCATACACCCCGCCCCGGATCGAGAAACGCATGTTGATGCAGTCATGCCGGGTCAGGTCCGCCGGCGTCTTCGGCACAGGACGCTTTTCCAGGTAGGACGGCGCGCCGACGATGGCCATGCGTATGTCCGGGGATATCCGGATGGCGGTCATGTCCCGGGCGATCTGGTCGCCGAAGCGCACGCCCGCGTCATAGCGCTCGGCCACGATGTCGGCCAGGCCGGGATCGATCGCGATCTCGATCTTCACGTCCGGGTATTCGGGCTGGAGCTTCGACAGCTTGGGCCACAGCACCGTCCTGGCGGCGAAGTCCGAGGTCGTGATGCGGACCGTGCCGGCGGGCTTGTCGCGCAGTTCGCCGAACGCGGCCAATTCTTCCTGGATCGCGTCGAAGCGGGAGGCGACGCTCTGGATCAGCCGCTCGCCGGCCTCCGTCGGCGCGACGCTGCGCGTCGTGCGCGTCAGCAGGCGCAACCCCAGCCGCGATTCCAGGCCGCGTATGGCATGGCTCAGGGCCGATTGCGAAACGCCGAGCTGGGCCGCGGCGCGGGTGAAGCTGCGCTCGCGCGCCACGGCGAGAAACGCGTGGATGTCCCGGAGGTTTTCGCCTGACATGGGTGTGCTCGGATCCCTAGGAGGTGTGGCGCAGCGCATCGACCAGCAAGGTCATGGCCCGGGAGGGTTGCCGGCGATTCGGGTAGTAGAGGTGGAAGCCGGACCACGTCGGGCACCAGTCTTCCAGGACCGATACCAGATGCCCCTTCGCGATGAGAGGACGAACCAGGTCTTCCGGCAGGTAGGCCAGTCCGAAGCCCGCCTTGGCCGCCTCGAAAATGTCGTATGCGTTGTTGAAGGCGAGCGGACCGTCCACGCGCGCGTTCAACGATCTCTTGCCCCTGGCGAACTCCCACTCGTAAAGGCTGCCATGGGTCGTCGTGCGCAGGTTGATGCAGGCATGCGCCATCAGGTCGCGCGGCGTCCTGGGGACGTCTCGTCCCGCGAAATAGGACCTGGCGCCCACCACCATGATGCGGATGTCGGGACCGATCCGCACCGAGATCATGTCCTGCGCCAGCTCCTGGCCGAAACGCACGCCCGCGTCGTAGCCGAGCGCCACGATGTCCACGCTCGCATATTCGTTGATCAGTTCGATCTTGATGTCCGGGTACCTGGGCAGGAACTTCGCCAGCTTCGGCCAGAGCGTGCTCCGGATGGCGTAGTCGATGGCCGTGATCCGTATGGTGCCCATCGGCTCGTCGCGCAACTCGCCCAGCGCCTGGACGCCCTCCTCGATGCCATCGAACTCGGGCGCGAGGCGATCCAGCAGGCGCTGCCCCGCTTCGGTAGGCGACACGCCGCGCGTGCTGCGCATGAGCAGGCGCACGCCGAGCCTTTCCTCCAGCTCGCGGATGGTGTAGCTCAGCGCCGGCTGGGATACGCGCAACCGCGCCGCCGCCCGCGTGAAGCTGCGGGCTCGCGCAACGGCGATGAAGGCGTAGAGGTCGCTGAAGTTGTCTCGCGGCATCGATGAGCGGTTTTTATGTGGCTGCGCGAATTTTAGCGACCCTGGGACGGGCAACTGTCCGCCCACCGTTCCGGAAATCAGTGCGCCGTGAAGCCGCCGTCGACCGGCAGGCCGACGCCGACCACGAAGCTCGCGCCGGGGCTGCACAGCCACAGCACGGCGGCGGCCACTTCATCGGCGTGTCCCAGGCGGCCGATGGACTGCTCCTTCAGGATCGCCTGCATCGCGTCCGCCTGGCCCTTGAGCATGTCCTGCACCATGGGGGTGTCGATGGTGCCGGGGCAGACGGCGTTGACGCGGATGCCGCGGGGCGCATACTCCACGCCTGCGCTCTTGGTCATGCCCAGCACGGCGTGCTTCGTGCCGTGATAGGCCGCGCGCTGGGGAAGCCCGACCAGGCCGCCCAGCGATGAGTTGTTGACGATGGCGCCCGCGCCCTGGGCTCGCATCACGCGCAGCTCGTGCTTCATGCAGGCCCACACGCCGAACTGGTTGACCGCGACCACGCGCTGGAAGTTCTCGACCGGCTCCTCGGCCGCGTCGCTCGGCGGCACCTGGATGCCGGCGTTGTTGAAGGCCATGTCGAGCCGGCCGTATTCGGCAACAGCCCGATCGACCGCGGCCGCGACCTGCGCTTCGTCGGTGACGTCGCAGGCCACGCCGATGGCGATGCCGCCTTCATCGACGATCTTCCGCGCCTCCCTGGCCGCAAGCTCGCCGTCGAGATCGGCCAGCATCACGGAGGCGCCGCTTTGCGCGAAGGCCCGGGCAGCGGCCAGGCCCATCCCCATCGCGGCGCCGGTGACGAAGGCGACCTGGCCCTTGAAGTCATAAATCGGATTCATGTTTTATCTTTCCTGATCGTTGGGGAACGATGTCCACGGCTTTAGTCGGAATAGGCGCCAGGCATCAGGACCGTCGGGGGCGGCGTCCCTTGCCGTGAATTCCTACTTCTTGCCGGACAGGCTTGCCACCTGCTGCGCCAGCGCCTCGCGCGCACGGGCAGCCATGTCCGCGTCCACGCGGTCGGCCAATACCTGGGTGAGCTGGCGCAACTGGCCTTCGGTGAGGCCCACGTTCATGCTGATGCGCATGTGCGCGAGCAACTGCGGCTCCGCGCCGGGCAGCGCCGAGATCATGCTCACGGTGGCCAGCTCGCGGCTTTGCCAATCCAGGTTGTCGCGCTCGAAGATATCGCCGAACAGGTGCGCCCGCAGGTACTCGTTGGCGGTCGGCGCGAAGTCGAACAAGGGACCGGCCACCGGGCCGCCCGACAGCTTGGTCTGGTTGGCAGTTCCGGCCGCCATCAGCGCGTCACCCTTCGGGATCGGCCGGCTGGGCGCGTTGCCGGGAGCGTCCTGAATGCCGCGCTGCTTGCGCGCTTCCACCACCTTCATCAGCTCGCCGAGGGCATTGAGGCTGCGCGGAAAACCCGCGTAGGCATAGAGCTGGATCAGGACTTCCTTGGCGTCGCTCACCGTCAGCCCGGCATCCAGCCCCTGGTTCAGCGCGGCGTTCAGCCTGGCGATGTCGCCCGCGGCGGCAAAAGCCGCGACAGGCACGATGGCCTGCTGGCGGGCGTCGAGGGCTTCGGAAGCGCTGGACGCCGTCGTTTGGGATTGGGTCATGGGCTCGGTTTCCTTTTCGTTGGCCGCGTCCCCGGGTGCGGGGGCCAGGCTCAGCGCCACGGCCAGCGCGCCGGTGCGAAGCGGGGTGTAGCGGGTCTTGGCGGGCGTTGTATTGCTCATCGGTAAATGCCGGGCGCGGCCCTCAGGCGAAACCTGAATGTTCGTCAAAGAACAGCCGATTGAGTAGATGGCGAATCGTTAAAGCCGATATAAGGCGCGCTCATGAATCCGATGCGGCGCACGGCGATGCCGCCCGGCACGGCAACGCCGGGGGCTTTGAAGAAGCGGGGCCGGAATTCTTTTATGCAGGCGAGGCCATGGAAGCCGTCACGCCAGCTTCGTCCCGGTGGCGCGCGCGAGTTCGGCCAGGAGCCGGTCCTGGAACCGGATATCGTTGACCGCCGGATGCGGATCCTGGCGCCGCTGGTGATGCCAATATCCGCCGCTGGTCAGCGCTTCGGGATCGTTGCTGGTGGCCAGCCATTCCTGCGTCAGGTGGCCCAGCCGCAGGTCATCGGGGGCGCTCGGGCCGCCCATCCTGGTCGGCACCCAGCCCGGATCGACGGCGTTGCTGTACACGTCGGGCCACAGCCGCGCGACGGCCACGGCCAGCGTGGTGACGAAGAGCTTGCTGTCCGAATAGCTGCCGGTGGACGTATGGCCCGTCCAATCCATGCCGGAAAGACTGGCCTTGCCGCTCTTGTGCATGCTGCTGCTCAGGTAGATCAGGCGTTGGGGACGCTGGATCAGCGCGGTGAGCAGGTAGGGGGCGACGACGTTGACCACCAGCAGCGATGGCCCCGAAATCACGCCCGCGTTGTGGATGACGGCATCCATCCGGCCCAGGGCATTAACCTGGCTGGCAAGGTCACGGATCTGCGCGACGTCCCCGAGGTCGCCGATGGTGGCCGTGGCGCCCCGGTCCACCAATTCCTGCACGGCCGGCATGCGGGCCCGGGAACGAACGTGCACCACGACGTCATGGCCCTGGGACAGCAACGTTTCGGCCGCGGCGTGGCCCAGTCCCTCGGCCGAACCGGTGATGAATACGCGAGCCTTGCGGCCCGCGCCGGGTTGCGCGTTGGACATGGGAGACTCCTTTCCGGGACGATCCGGTGGGGTTTGCGCCAGGACGGACGCGGCGGGCAGGAGCGACCCTGCGATCAGTGCCGGCCCCAGTTCGGCGCCGGTAGCGAGGAATTTTCGACGGTCCATGGACATGTCCTCCGATCAGGCAGCCCGGCCGCGCGCGGCCGGGCCCGGATATCGTGTCGTACACGTTACCACCGTCGTCCAGGGGCGGGATATCGCCGTTACGGATCGCCGGGCCGGCTCGCGTTCGCCGGCAGCGCCCTGCGCAACTCGCCGTGCCGCGCCTCCGGTGGGAGGGTTGGCCGCGGCACGGTATCCACGCCCCCTGTCGCCGCCGCAAGCGCCTATGCCTGGGCTAAGTCGGATCCGCCAGACTGATGGCCACTCCCACTTCCCGACGGGCATGCCATGGTTTCTTTTTTCTCCATCGGGCCGGCAGGCCGGCCCCCTTCGACCGGCGCCGGGACAAGACCCACGCAAGGAGGCCGCCTGTGAATACGTCCACCGCAAACGCATACGCCAAGGTGCCCGAGGTCACGCTGGGCTTCTGGCTGATCAAGATCGCCGCGACCACGCTGGGCGAGACCGGCGGGGACGCCGTCTCGATGTCGATGAACCTCGGCTACCTGGTGGGCACGGGCATTTTCGCGGTGATCTTCGTGGCCGCCGTCACCGCGCAGATCCGGGCCAAGACGTTCCATCCCCTGCTGTACTGGACCACCATCGTCGCCACCACCACCGTGGGAACGACGATGGCGGACTTCGCCGACCGCTCGCTGGGCATCGGCTACGCGGGCGGCTCCAGCCTGCTGCTGGCCTTGCTGCTCGGCGCGCTGTTCACCTGGCACCGGGCGCTGGGCTCCGTGTCGGTGAACACCGTGGACTCGCCCAAGGCCGAAGCCTTCTACTGGGTGACCATCATGTTCTCGCAGACCCTGGGCACGGCGCTGGGCGACTGGACGGCCGACACGGCGGGCCTGGGCTACGGCGGCGCGGCCATCGTGTTCGGCGCGCTGCTGGCCTTGATCGTGGTGGCCTATTATGGAAGCCGCATCTCGCGCACGGCGCTGTTCTGGGCCGCGTTCATCCTGACGCGTCCGCTGGGCGCGGTGGTCGGCGATTTCCTGGACAAGCCCCGGGACGCGGGCGGGCTGGCGCTGAGCCGCTATGGGGCGTCGGCCGCGCTGCTGGCCTTCATGCTGGCGGCCATCCTGCTGTTCAGGCAGCGGCCAGCCAGGGCGGCGCATTGAACGACAGGAGACGGAATGCGGGTACTGCTGGTCGAGGACGACCCCATGATCGGCGACGCCATCCAGGCCGCGCTGAAGGACGTGTCCTACGCGGTGGACTGGGTAGGCGACGGGCAGACCGCGCTCGCCACGCTGGACGGCCAGCGCTATGACCTGGTGCTGCTCGACCTCGGCCTGCCCGGCCGGGACGGACTGGAAGTGCTGGCCCGCATCCGCGCGCGGGACAACCCGGTGCCGCTGCTCATCATCACCGCCCGCGACAGCCTGGACGACCGCCTGCGCGGGCTGGACGGCGGCGCCGACGACTACGTGCTCAAGCCCTTCGAAATGGCGGAACTGATGGCGCGGATGCGGGCCGTGCTGCGCCGCAAGGCCGGCGCCGCGGCGCCCGTGCTCGGCAACGGCGTGGTGTCGCTCGACCCGGCCACGAAGGAGGCCAGCGTCCACGGCGGCGCGCCGGTGCGGCTGTCCGGACGCGAGTTCGCGCTGCTGCAGGCCCTGCTGGTGCGGCCCGGCGCCATCCTCTCGCGCACCGAGCTGGAGGACCGCATCTACGGCTGGGGCGAAGAGGTCGAAAGCAACGCGGTCGAATACCTGATCCACGCGCTGCGGCGCAAGCTGGGCAGCGCGGCCATCAAGAACGTCCGAGGTGTGGGATGGATGGTTTCCAAAAACGCTTGAACGCGTCGGTGCAGCGCAAGCTGTCCGTGACCCTGTCGCTGGCCATCCTCGCGGTGGCCGTGGTGGCGGGCATCGTCTCCTTCCTGTCGGCCTTCGAGGAGGCGCACGAGTTGCAGGACGACGTGTTGCGCCTGGTGGCCCGCATCATGGACCGCCAGCGTCTGTCGCCCGACCGTCCCCCCGCCGAGGCGCGCGGCCAGGCGGGCGACGAGGAAGCGCGCGTGATCGTGCAGCGGCTGGGCCAGCCGGCCTCCGCGCTGGGCGTGGACGACGGCGGCCCGCTGCCGCTGCCCGCCACGCTGGCCGACGGCCTGTACACACTGGAGCTGAGCGGCGAAATGTTCCGCGTGCTGGTGCGCACGACCGCGGGCGGCGAACGCGTCGCGGTCGCCCAGGAATCGGGTTTTCGCGACGAAATCGCCCGCGGCAGCGCCTTGCGCACCGCGATGCCCTTCCTGCTGCTCGTGCCGGTGCTGCTGTGGCTGGTGGCCGATCTGGTGCGCAAGATGTTCCGGCCCATCGCCGCGCTGGCGCGGGACGTCGACCAGCGCTCCGAGCATGACCTGCACCCTGTCGAGGACGCTCCCGTGCCCACTGAAATACGTCCCTTCGTGGTGGCCATCAACCGCCTCCTGGCCCGCGTGGCCCGTTCCATGGACGCGCAGCGCCGCTTCGTCGCGGACGCCGCGCACGAACTGCGCTCGCCGATGACGGCCTTGTCGTTGCAGGCCGAGCGGCTGGCCCAGGCGGGCATGCCCGACCCGGCGCGCGAGCGGCTGGCGACGCTGCGGCTGGGCATCGAACGCAGCCGCAGGCTGCTGGACCAGATGCTGGCGCTGGCGCGGGCCCAGTCGTCCAACGACCGGCCGGCCGTGCCGGTGTCGGCGCTGGGCATCTACCGCCGCGTGCTGGAAGACCTGATGCCCCTGGCCGAGGCCAAGCGCATCGATATCGGCGTCGAGGGCACGCAAGACGCCCGGCTGCGGGTGTCCGAACTGGATCTGGTCGCCATGGTCAGGAACCTGGTGGACAACGCCATCCGCCACACGCCGCCGGACGGCCGCATCGATCTCTCGGTGGACCGCGAGCAGGGACGCGCGGTGCTGCGCGTGCAGGACAGCGGACCCGGCATCGCGTCGGCCGAGCGCGAGCGCGTGTTCGACGCGTTCTACCGCCCGCCCGGCAGCGAGCAGATCGGCTCGGGCCTGGGCCTGGCGATCGTGCGGGCCATCGCCAGCCGCATCGGCGCGAACATCCGTCTCGGCTACGCGGATGAAACGGCGCGGCGCGGCCTGCGCGTCGAGATCCTTATTCCCGTTCCGGAGGAGGGAGACGGAGACTGAGGCGCATGGCATCCCTGGCGCGGCGCCCAGGGCGGCCAGGGGCCACGGCCAGCGCATCGGAAGCCCGGCACGAAAGGAAGTGAAACCCATTTGCAATACGCTGCTCAGCTATACCTATAATGCACTGCATCATCAAGGAGCCGCGCATTGGAAACCCCCGCATCTGGCGCTTACGTATCCGAACATGCCGCAACGCAGGATGACCCGTCCTTGCCGCAGCGGCGCACCGTTATCCTGGGCCTGGTCGGCGCAACGCTGGAAACCGCGTTGCTGGGCTTGCCCACCCTGCTTCCCACCGCCGCGTCGGCCCAGCCGGCGCCCGCGGCAGCCGCCAGCGAGGGCTTCCTGGCCCTGTCGCGCGCGCTGACCGACCGCCACAATCTCAACCCCGTCACCGCGCGCCGCATCGAAGCGGCGCTGGCCGGCTCCGGCGTGCGCCAGGCCGGCGAACTGCCCAGGCTGGTCGCCCTGGCGGCCGGCCAGGCCGACGGCAAGTCCCTGCTGGCGGCCGCCGCGAACGCCGGCCTCCGCGACCTGGCCGAGGACATCCTCGCGGCCTGGTACACGGGCACCGTGGGCACGGGCGCCAAGGCCATGGTCGTGGCCTACCAGGAGGCCTTGATGTACCAGCCGGTGCGCGACGCCCTGCCCGTTCCCACGTATTGCAACTTCGGGCCGCTGTGGTGGAAGGGCGTTCCGCCCGACCCGGCCGCCGTCCTGCCCGAACCGCCCGCCCTTCCTTCCAGCAAGGCGCTCTGATTCCATGAAGAAACAAGCAGAATTCAACGCCGACGGCGACGCCAAGGCGGATATCGTCATTGTCGGCTCCGGCGTCGTGGGCGCCATGATCGCCGACCAGCTCAGCGCGCGCGGCCATGCCGTGCTGGTGCTCGAGGCGGGGTTGCGCATCGAACGCGCGCAGGCCGTGGAAAACTGGCGCAACATGCCGTTCGCCAACCGCGCCGGCTCCGACTTCCAGGGCCTCTATCCCCAGTCGCCGCTGGCGCCCGCGCCGCTGTACTGGCCGGAGAACAACTACGTGGCCCTGTCCGGCCCCGACGGCAACGGCTTCAAGCAGGGCTACCTGCGCACCGTGGGCGGCACCACCTGGCACTGGGCGGCGTCGTGCTGGCGCCACCTGCCGGTGGACCTGCGCATGAAGTCGACCTACGGCGTGGGCCGCGACTGGCCCATCTCGTACGAAGAACTCGAACCCTACTACCTGTGGGCCGAGAACGAAATGGGCGTGGCCGGTCCCAACGATCCGGCCATGCAGTCGCCGGTCGAGCGCAGCGGCCCCTATCCGATGGACATGGTGCCGTGGGCCTACGGCGACCAGCGCTTCGCGGACGTGGTCAACCCCCACGGCTATCGCTCCGTGCCGATTCCGCAGGGCCGCAGCACCCGGCCCTGGAACGGCCGGCCCACCTGTTGCGGCAACAACAACTGCCAGCCCATCTGTCCCATCGGCGCCATGTACAACGGCATCCACCACGTGCAGGCCGCCGAAGCGAAAGGCGCCATCGTGCTGGCCGAGGCCGTGGTCTACAAGATC from Bordetella genomosp. 10 includes:
- a CDS encoding ATP-binding protein translates to MDGFQKRLNASVQRKLSVTLSLAILAVAVVAGIVSFLSAFEEAHELQDDVLRLVARIMDRQRLSPDRPPAEARGQAGDEEARVIVQRLGQPASALGVDDGGPLPLPATLADGLYTLELSGEMFRVLVRTTAGGERVAVAQESGFRDEIARGSALRTAMPFLLLVPVLLWLVADLVRKMFRPIAALARDVDQRSEHDLHPVEDAPVPTEIRPFVVAINRLLARVARSMDAQRRFVADAAHELRSPMTALSLQAERLAQAGMPDPARERLATLRLGIERSRRLLDQMLALARAQSSNDRPAVPVSALGIYRRVLEDLMPLAEAKRIDIGVEGTQDARLRVSELDLVAMVRNLVDNAIRHTPPDGRIDLSVDREQGRAVLRVQDSGPGIASAERERVFDAFYRPPGSEQIGSGLGLAIVRAIASRIGANIRLGYADETARRGLRVEILIPVPEEGDGD
- a CDS encoding sorbitol dehydrogenase family protein, with the protein product MPQRRTVILGLVGATLETALLGLPTLLPTAASAQPAPAAAASEGFLALSRALTDRHNLNPVTARRIEAALAGSGVRQAGELPRLVALAAGQADGKSLLAAAANAGLRDLAEDILAAWYTGTVGTGAKAMVVAYQEALMYQPVRDALPVPTYCNFGPLWWKGVPPDPAAVLPEPPALPSSKAL